GCCAAATAATACCTAAATCATCGTGATTTTGTTCTACTGCCGCTTGAGCCAACCTGGAAATACCAATTCCATAACATCCCATCCAGAAGGGATCTTCTAATCCTTTTTCGTTAGTGAAAGTAGCATTTAATGAATTTGAATACTTTGTTCCTAATTGGAATATATGCCCTATTTCTATACCTCTGCATTCTTTAAGCTTTTGTTTCCTATCGTGGATACATCTATCTCCAGGCTTGGCTTTTCTAATGTCACATATAAGTTGATCAGTATTAAGTAATTTCCAATTGTAAGACACTTTATGTTCATCCTTGATATTATTTCCACAAATAAAACCTTTAAGATCTTTTACAGAATTGTCAGAAATTCTTATAAATTTCTTTTCCCATGTGTTTGCTTTCGAGAGTAAATTATCGCCAAGGTCAGGACCTATAAAACCAAATGGTATATCAGCAATACCTTGCTTCTTTATATCTTCATTAGAAATCGCTCTAATATCTAATACATTTTGTTTTAATCTATGAGATATTGTATTTGAAAGCTTAATCTCATTTACCTCTTGATCCCCCCTAATACTAATTAAAATTGGGTATTTTTTATTATCATCACACGTTGCTAGATAAGCTAAAACTTTTATGATTTGGGTCGAATGGAAATTATTATGTTTGCATAATTCCTCTATGGTTTTTTGATTATAGGTTTTGATTATCGAAGGTTTATCGTTCTTTAATAACTTTCCATCTTCAATAATTGAAACTGCTTTTTCTTGATTAGCACCATATTTACCATCAGAACTTATTAGTATTAGGTCTTCTCCAGATTCTGCAGTAACCATAAATTCTTGAGATGCTGCACCTCCAATTGCTCCACTATCTGCATCGACACAAACGAAATCTAGGCCGCACTTGTTAAATATATTTTGATAAGCATCTCTCATTTCTGAATAAGTTGATTTAAGGTCACTTTCATTTGCATGAAATGAGTAACCATCCTTCATAATGAATTCTCTGCTTCTCATCAATCCAAATCTTGGTCTGATTTCATCTCTGAATTTTGTTTGAATTTGGAATATATTTATTGGTAATTGTTTGTAAGAGTGAACTGTTTGCGAAATTATTTGAGTAATCACTTCTTCATGAGTTGGACCTAGCCCTAGCTCTTTACCTTGTCTATCTTTTAGACTAAACATAATACCTTCTCCTTCTGTGTAAGATTTCCATCTTCCACTTTTTTCCCATATTTCTGAAGGTTGCAGTTGAGGGAGAAGTGTTTGAAGACAACCTTTATTTGTTAACTCTTTTTCAACAATTAGGGTTATTTTTTTTAAAACTTTCCAAAGCAATGGCATGTAAGCATAAATACCTCCAGTTAGGCGTCTAATAAAACCTCCTCTTAAAAGTAACTGATGTGAAATTATATCTGCTTCCGCGGGAACGTCTCTTAGAGTGACCAGCATTAGGCGGGAGACGCGCATGATCCTAAGATTTAAACCTCTCTGACATTAGTACTTTTAGTGTTGGCCCAAAAAAGATCTACAAGGAATGTGCGGGAATCATGTTGTTTTTTTAAAGTGTTCATTTGTACATGGTGTTAATTTGATAGATCTGCTAATTTCTGTCACATGTTTTTTAAAAGCTTTCTTTAGCAATGTTAAACGGGTCAGTAAATTCAGGAACAAATGAAAAATCAGAGGTGACTATTGAGAAAGTATTGAATTCAGCTTCCAACTTAAGTGATGCATTATTAACTATTGATGACGTACAGAAAACTTTGAATAGATCTAGAGCTTCTGTTTATAGATATACAAATACTGATACTAGGAATCTTAATCCACCATTTAATCCTAGAAAATTAAATACTGAATTTAGAAGTGATCAGAAAGATCAATTGCTTTTTCATCCCAATGAAGTCGCAAGATTTGCAAAAGATATTCTTAGAATCAAGGAAGTCACAGTTGAAATACTTAATTCTCCATCATCAGAAACTCAAAATATTCTTACCGCAATACTTGAGGAGTTGAGAATTATTAGAAATAAACTTGATGGTAAATCTGATTCGAATCAGAATAGTATTTCTAATCATTTGCAAGACACTGATAGAAAGGCTGCTTAATTATTCTTTAATATAGGATAATATCTATATAGTTTTAATTGAATTAAGTTTTTTAATTGATTTACACAAATTCAATTCACGGTTTATCTATTCCAGAATTTAAATGAATATAGAATCTAAATTAATTAAGAAGCAATCTTCTGAGATTGATCCTGCTTTTTTTAACAAAGAAACTGATCAACAATCTTCTGATGATGAAGATCCTTACAGTTTTAATAGTACTTCCACTTCTTTAATTGGTTTAGCAATAGTATTTGTAATGCTTGGTATACCTTTATTAGCTGTCATTAGTGAAAAGCCAGAAACAACAAAAAGCTTCATACCGACTTCAATAAATCAAAATGGACCTGAGTGATCTCCCTCCTTCACCATCGCCTGGATTAGTAAATCTAGTTGTAGAGATTCCAGCTGGAAGTAGAAATAAATACGAATATTTTAGCTCTGCAGGCATTATGGCTCTTGATAGGGTTTTGCATTCTTCAGTCAGATATCCATTTGATTATGGATTTATTCCAAACACTCTGGCTGAGGATGGAGCGCCGCTTGATGCAATGGTTGTTATGGAAGAACCTACTTTTGCAGGTTGCTTGATTCAGGCAAGACCTATTGGAGTGCTTGATATGCATGACTCAGGTGCATACGATGGCAAACTTTTATGTATACCTACCGCTGATCCAAGACAAAGAGAAATTAATACTATTAAGCAAATAGCACAGAATCAACTGGAGGATGTAGCTGAGTTTTTTAGAACTTACAAGAGCTTGGAGGGGAGGGTGATCGTAATAGATGGATGGAGAGACTATGATGCTGTTGATGAATTATTGAATAGCTGCATAGATGCTTATCAATCTGATATGAGAGGGAAATAATTAATTTAGTTGGATTCCTTTAGGTAAAATGATTGCTGCTAATCTTTAAAAACGTGAAATTATTTAGTTATTCTTCATGTTCAACTTGTCGCAGAGCGATTAAGTGGCTTAAAAACAATGATATTACCTTTGAATTAATTGATATTTTAAATTCCCCTCCGTCTAAGGAAATGCTTATCTCAGCTAGTGAGTTATATGGTGATAGAAAATATCTTTTAAATACCAGTGGAGTCGTATATCGTTCTATCGGTTCAAATGTTGTAAAAGAAATGACTGATAGTGAGTTATTTGAGAAACTTGTTCGGGAACCCAGATTAATAAAGAGACCTTTTCTATATAAGCCGAATAAATTCTTTTTAATTGGGTTTAAAGAGGAAAAGTGGGCAGAAAAATTACTTTGAAATTCACATGAGGACTAATATCGACATAAAATAAGTAGTCCATACAAATAAAGTAAACTATATATTTATTATCAAGAAAACAGTGAAGAGAAATTTTCTAGATTCGATCAAACAACTTAAAAATTATTGGTGGTACTCTTTTTTTGATACGTGGGGACCTATTTCTCTAACTGTTTTGCTGTATTTAGGTGTACGTCATTTTATAGCAGAAGCTAGATATATCCCTTCTGGTTCGATGCTACCAGGATTGAAAGTTAATGATCGACTGATTGTTGAAAAACTTTCTTTGCGCAAAAGAGCTCCTTTTCGTGGGGAAATTGTAGTTTTCAATTCACCATATTCATTTGATAGGAAATTGATCGCTAATAGGCAAAAAAAACTTCCGTCTAATTTTCAATGTTCATTAATAACTTTTCCATTAATTTCTTGGATCCCTACTTTGTCTGATAGGGCTTGTGATGCTTATATCAAACGTGTAATAGCTGTAGGAGGCGATCGTCTCTTGGTTAATGCTAATGGAGCGATTAATTTAAATGGCAAATCGATAAACGAACCATAT
The sequence above is drawn from the Prochlorococcus marinus str. MIT 1013 genome and encodes:
- a CDS encoding proline--tRNA ligase, producing MRVSRLMLVTLRDVPAEADIISHQLLLRGGFIRRLTGGIYAYMPLLWKVLKKITLIVEKELTNKGCLQTLLPQLQPSEIWEKSGRWKSYTEGEGIMFSLKDRQGKELGLGPTHEEVITQIISQTVHSYKQLPINIFQIQTKFRDEIRPRFGLMRSREFIMKDGYSFHANESDLKSTYSEMRDAYQNIFNKCGLDFVCVDADSGAIGGAASQEFMVTAESGEDLILISSDGKYGANQEKAVSIIEDGKLLKNDKPSIIKTYNQKTIEELCKHNNFHSTQIIKVLAYLATCDDNKKYPILISIRGDQEVNEIKLSNTISHRLKQNVLDIRAISNEDIKKQGIADIPFGFIGPDLGDNLLSKANTWEKKFIRISDNSVKDLKGFICGNNIKDEHKVSYNWKLLNTDQLICDIRKAKPGDRCIHDRKQKLKECRGIEIGHIFQLGTKYSNSLNATFTNEKGLEDPFWMGCYGIGISRLAQAAVEQNHDDLGIIWPASIAPFEVIIIIANIKNTEQRNLAEEIYQKLIENGIDALLDDRDERAGIKFKDADLIGIPWRIVAGREANSGLVELHNRKTKATESLDLASVFKKLSEEFNTEKL
- a CDS encoding resolvase produces the protein MLNGSVNSGTNEKSEVTIEKVLNSASNLSDALLTIDDVQKTLNRSRASVYRYTNTDTRNLNPPFNPRKLNTEFRSDQKDQLLFHPNEVARFAKDILRIKEVTVEILNSPSSETQNILTAILEELRIIRNKLDGKSDSNQNSISNHLQDTDRKAA
- a CDS encoding inorganic diphosphatase, which gives rise to MDLSDLPPSPSPGLVNLVVEIPAGSRNKYEYFSSAGIMALDRVLHSSVRYPFDYGFIPNTLAEDGAPLDAMVVMEEPTFAGCLIQARPIGVLDMHDSGAYDGKLLCIPTADPRQREINTIKQIAQNQLEDVAEFFRTYKSLEGRVIVIDGWRDYDAVDELLNSCIDAYQSDMRGK
- a CDS encoding Spx/MgsR family RNA polymerase-binding regulatory protein, with product MKLFSYSSCSTCRRAIKWLKNNDITFELIDILNSPPSKEMLISASELYGDRKYLLNTSGVVYRSIGSNVVKEMTDSELFEKLVREPRLIKRPFLYKPNKFFLIGFKEEKWAEKLL
- the lepB gene encoding signal peptidase I; this encodes MKRNFLDSIKQLKNYWWYSFFDTWGPISLTVLLYLGVRHFIAEARYIPSGSMLPGLKVNDRLIVEKLSLRKRAPFRGEIVVFNSPYSFDRKLIANRQKKLPSNFQCSLITFPLISWIPTLSDRACDAYIKRVIAVGGDRLLVNANGAINLNGKSINEPYVQYFCPNKPEFNLCRPISRTVPKGYVFVLGDNRANSWDSRFWPEGGLLPEKEIIGKATWRFWPISRFGKPD